In the genome of Longimicrobium sp., one region contains:
- a CDS encoding sigma-54 dependent transcriptional regulator, with protein MSEPKILIVDDEVGILDTLRILLKREGFQVETAVGGQAGIDRIADVRPDVVLSDVRMPGVGGLEVLMAAKESDPSLPVILMTAQASLQTAMRAVNEGAFYYIQKPFSNDELVAICRRAAESRQLKRENQALKTEIRRRDRSDTTRPIGRSRRFVDVLKTAETVAPSDSTVLITGASGTGKEVLARYIHTISDRGDGPFVSINCGALPENLLESELFGHVRGSFTGAVRDKQGLFVAAKGGSFFLDEVGEMSPALQVKLLRALQEREVIPVGATEPVPVDVRIMAATNRDLDEEIRRGGFRSDLFYRLNVITLQLPELQERPEDIPILAEFFLDRFAAQRGRAVPRLSTEVLALLQSYDWPGNVRELENALERAAVLTADGGEIGASTLPTRITQRQAQPLVSATLPPNPTLEIVERAYIHWVLHSEGGNKTKAAEVLGIDPSTLYRKLQRYGMDQ; from the coding sequence GTGAGCGAACCCAAGATCCTCATCGTCGACGACGAGGTCGGCATCCTCGACACCCTGCGCATCCTGCTGAAGCGCGAGGGCTTCCAGGTGGAGACGGCCGTCGGTGGCCAGGCGGGCATCGACCGCATCGCCGACGTGCGCCCCGACGTGGTGCTTTCCGACGTGCGGATGCCCGGCGTCGGCGGGCTGGAGGTGCTGATGGCCGCCAAGGAATCAGACCCCTCCCTCCCCGTCATCCTGATGACTGCGCAGGCGTCGCTGCAGACCGCCATGCGCGCGGTGAACGAGGGGGCGTTCTACTACATCCAGAAGCCCTTCAGCAACGACGAGCTGGTCGCCATCTGCCGCCGCGCCGCCGAGTCGCGCCAGCTGAAGCGCGAAAACCAGGCGCTGAAGACCGAGATCCGCCGCCGCGACCGCTCCGACACCACGCGCCCCATCGGCCGCAGCCGGCGCTTCGTGGACGTGCTGAAGACGGCGGAAACGGTGGCCCCCAGCGACTCCACCGTGCTCATCACCGGCGCCTCGGGAACGGGCAAGGAGGTGCTGGCGCGGTACATCCACACCATCTCCGACCGTGGCGACGGCCCGTTCGTTTCCATCAACTGCGGCGCGCTTCCCGAGAACCTGCTGGAAAGCGAGCTGTTCGGGCACGTGCGCGGCTCGTTCACCGGCGCGGTGCGCGACAAGCAGGGGCTGTTCGTGGCGGCCAAGGGAGGCAGCTTCTTCCTGGACGAGGTGGGCGAAATGTCGCCCGCCCTGCAGGTGAAGCTGCTTCGCGCCCTGCAGGAGCGTGAGGTGATTCCCGTGGGCGCCACGGAGCCGGTGCCGGTGGACGTGCGCATCATGGCGGCTACCAACCGCGACCTGGACGAGGAAATCCGCCGGGGCGGGTTTCGCAGCGACCTGTTCTACCGCTTGAACGTGATCACGCTGCAGCTGCCGGAACTGCAGGAGCGGCCGGAAGACATTCCCATCCTGGCCGAGTTCTTCCTCGACCGCTTCGCCGCCCAGCGCGGGCGCGCCGTGCCGCGCCTTTCCACGGAGGTGCTGGCGCTGCTGCAGAGCTACGACTGGCCCGGCAACGTGCGCGAGCTGGAGAACGCGCTGGAGCGGGCCGCGGTGCTCACGGCGGACGGTGGGGAGATCGGCGCGTCCACGCTGCCGACGCGCATCACCCAGCGCCAGGCGCAGCCGCTGGTGTCGGCCACGCTGCCGCCCAATCCCACGCTGGAGATCGTGGAGCGGGCGTACATCCACTGGGTGCTGCACTCCGAGGGCGGCAACAAGACCAAGGCCGCGGAGGTGCTGGGGATCGACCCGTCGACGCTGTACCGCAAGCTGCAGCGGTACGGGATGGACCAGTAG